A window of Solidesulfovibrio carbinoliphilus subsp. oakridgensis genomic DNA:
ATGGCCAGGGCCCGGCGGTAGCACAGTTCGGCGGTCACGGCGTCGCCCCGGGCCCGGTGCACGTTGCCGAGGTTCAGGCAGGCGTCGGGCAGGGGCGCGCCGGTCAAGACGGCCCGTTCCCCCTCGACCCAGGCCTCCTCGATCCGGCCGAGCCGCAGCAGCGCGGCGCAGAGCTGGGTGCGGGGCCACGGGTTTTGCGGCGCAAGGTGCGCGGCCTGGCGCAGCCAGGCCACGGCCGCCTCGGTCTCGCCGGCCTCGTAGCAGTACCGGCCGAGCGTGGCCCGCACCGCGTCGTCTTGCGGAAAGCGGGCCGCCGCCGCCTCGGCCACGGCCCGGGCCTCGTCCCGGCGGGCCAGGGCCCACAGCGCCTCGGCTCTTTTGAGGGCCACCCGGCCGTCGCGCTGTTCCCCGGCCGGGCAGTCGTCCAGCACGGCCAGGGCCTGCCCGGCCTGCCCCTGTTCCAGAAGGATCTGGGCCAGGGAGACCGTGGCAAAGGGCTGGCCGGGCGCGGCGGCCAGGGCGCGCCGGTAGGCCTCGGCCGCCTCGTCGCGCCGGCCGGCCTGATGGCGGGCCGTGCCCAGGGCGAGCAGCATGGGCACGTGGCCGGGCTGGCGCGTGAGCACGCGCGTGGCGTCCTTGGCGGCCTCGTCGCACCGGCCCAGGGCGAGGAGGCTTTGCACCCGGCCTTCCCAGGCTTCGAGCAGCCCTTTCTCCAGGGCGACCGCCTTGGAAAAGGCTCCCTCGGCCGGCCCCGGCTGGCGCAGGGCCTCGTGGACGCGGCCGGCGGCCAGCCAGGCCCGGGCATCGCGCGGGTTTTGGGCCACCAGCGCCTTGGCCGCGGCGGCGGCCTGGGGAAAAAGTCCCTGTTGCAACAGGGCGTAGACCGGTTGGTATTTGTTCTTCATGGCGGATGGTGTGGCCGCGAGGCGGGTTGCAAGGATGCGCGGCCCGGGGAAGGCGTGGGCCGCGTGTGCAGCCCATGCCACAAAACCCGGGGATGGAGAACCGGCAAATGCCCGGCCCGCCTGGGCCGGATTTTGCAACCCCGCCGCAACCCGCGTGGTTGCCGGGTTTTGCCCGGGCCGGCTCTTTTTTCTGCCGCAATGCCGACCGTTGCAGTCGTATTCCATCAAAACAAACAATTTCAACATGTTGTCATGAATTCTTGCCAGCAGTCCGGGCCCCCGGCCGGGGGGGCGGGCCGGAATCCCCGAGGGCCTATGGAAATTTTTGTTGACGAAAGGCCGTGTGTTGTTGCTAAGCAATAGGACGCACTCTTGGTCTGCGCCCGGGGAGGCTGGGCAGGGACCTTTTATACTTGCCAAAACGGTTGTCCCGGTGTAATTTTTTGTATGGATTTTTGCTGAAAACAGGGACAGTGTCCTCCTGGCTTCCGGTTGCGGGCCGTTTCGGCCGGCGCGTCGGGGGTGCTGGAAGCCGGGAATCAAGCTTGGTCGCGGCATAACGACAGAGCGAAAACCAGAGTCGAATGCATTACGTAAATTTTCTTCCCAATGGCTTGGCATACATTCCGTGCCGCCCCGGTCAAGGACCGGGCGGGCGGTTTGCCGCGCCCTGGGGAGGTTTGCAATTTCAGTCGAGCCTCGTTTCCGATGACGCTTTGGGGGAGCAACCAAGGGGGCTTTGGACGAATCGGCTGAAACCGTCAATTTTGATGGGTGGCCCTGTGTCAGTCGAGTGTATCGATTCAACTTCGAGGAGGACTTCTCATGGCTAGCAGTTGGTTTGACGATTCCTATTACCTGTCCGCCAAAGCGGCGTACAACAATGCCCACGCCATTAACGGCCTCACCACCTGGACCGTCACCAGCGTCCAGGCGTCCCTGAACGCCGCCGGCATGACCGCCGAGCAGCACTATTCGCAGTACGGCTGGACCGAAGGTCTGAGCCCCAACGCCTATTACGTCGAAAGCCAGTACGTCACCTCCAAGGTGGCCGCGCTGAACGCCGCTGCCGTCAACGGCAAGACCGACTGGACCTCTGCCGATTTCTACGCCTCCCTGAACGGCGCCAACCCGTTCATGCACTACGTGCAGTACGGCGCCTACGAGGACGGCGTCGAGCCCAGCACCGGTTTTGACGACGACACCTACTATGCCGACAAGGCCATCTACAACAACGCCAATGCCGTCGGCGGCATCACCACCTGGACCGCTGATACCGTGAAGGCCGCCTTCCAGGCCAACGGCCTGACGCCCATCGGTCACTACGAGTTGTACGGCGCGACCGAGGCCTTTTACACTCCGACCCCGAATCCCGTGACTGGGCAGACCTTTACGCTGACGACTGGTGTGGATATCATGACTGGTGCCAGCGCGGGCAATAACGTGTTCAACGGAGTTGTCGATACTGCTGCGAACGGCGGCACGTTGACCCCGGGTGACACTTTGAGCGGCGGAAGCAGTCTTAATAATACGGCAAACTTTGTCATTACGACTGCTGGAAAATGGACGGCCGCTGCTACTCTTGACGGCATTCAAACCATCAATTTCCGCAACACTGTTGCGGGCGGCGATACCCTCGATACATCCAATATCACGGGTGCAACGGCATTTTATACTTCAAGCTCGATTGGCGACTTGAAGCTTGATAGCATTCAGTCGGATGCCACCTTGGGTGTTAAAAACACAACCAAAACTCTTACGGCCAACTTCAAGGATGGTACGGTCACGGCTGGCGAAACCGTTTCCCTTGATTTGAGTGCTGCTGGAACGAAAGTTGGATCTACAATAACGCGTTCTAAAATTACTGTCGGTCACGATGCCGCCGCTGGCACTGCGACAGACCTCACCCTTGGCATTAATGCTACTAATGCCAACTACATCACGTATGATGATGGGGCCAACTCCACGGGCACATTCAAGACCTTGACGGTGACGGGCCAAGGCTCTGTGGATATTGCTCCGAACGGCACGGAATTTGACAACCTCACGTCCGTGAATGCTTCGAAGAATACTGGCGGATTGACTATCGGTCTTGGCGCTAATGCCAAGGACCTCACAATCGTTGGCGGATCGGGGAATGATTCCTTCGATCTGACTGGTGGCACGTTTAACGGAACTGATTCTGTGGATGGTGGCACCGGGACAGATACCTTGTCGATCAAGCTCGGTGATGCCGCTGCCTTTACCAAAGCAGCCCCCGTGACCAGCATTGAAACGCTGGGTCTGAAGTTGGGTGGTGCGCTTGCAGCAAATACGGCGGTGAATGCCAGTTACTTTGGTATTTCGAACATAAAAATCCTCGATGCCTTTACTGGGGCCGGTGCCGGCATGGATACGCTGACTCTCAACAATCTGACGGATGGTACGAACGTAACGTTTGACGCGTCGTCCGCTGCGGCAGGCACAATTGTTGTAGACGTTACAGGAGCGGTTGCCGGCACTTCCAATTCGGCGACACTGACCTTTGGCAAGGGTGTGGACTACAACACCAGTGCTGTAAATGTTTCTGCTACCGGTGTTGAGACAGTGACTCTGGCCACCAGCACGACCGCTGGTGCGGGTGCAGAGTTGAGTGCCCTTACTGACGCCGCGCTGACCACGTTGAACATTACAGGATCTGATGGTATTACGGTTGCTACAGCATTCGGTGCATCCAATGCTGTCACGACTGTCAATGCTTCTGGCGTCGTCAAAGATTCCACCGGAACTGTTGGTGGTGTTTCGATTACCATGACTGGTAATACGAAAGCTGTGACTTTCACTGGTGGCCAGGGAGCCGACACTT
This region includes:
- a CDS encoding beta strand repeat-containing protein, with product MASSWFDDSYYLSAKAAYNNAHAINGLTTWTVTSVQASLNAAGMTAEQHYSQYGWTEGLSPNAYYVESQYVTSKVAALNAAAVNGKTDWTSADFYASLNGANPFMHYVQYGAYEDGVEPSTGFDDDTYYADKAIYNNANAVGGITTWTADTVKAAFQANGLTPIGHYELYGATEAFYTPTPNPVTGQTFTLTTGVDIMTGASAGNNVFNGVVDTAANGGTLTPGDTLSGGSSLNNTANFVITTAGKWTAAATLDGIQTINFRNTVAGGDTLDTSNITGATAFYTSSSIGDLKLDSIQSDATLGVKNTTKTLTANFKDGTVTAGETVSLDLSAAGTKVGSTITRSKITVGHDAAAGTATDLTLGINATNANYITYDDGANSTGTFKTLTVTGQGSVDIAPNGTEFDNLTSVNASKNTGGLTIGLGANAKDLTIVGGSGNDSFDLTGGTFNGTDSVDGGTGTDTLSIKLGDAAAFTKAAPVTSIETLGLKLGGALAANTAVNASYFGISNIKILDAFTGAGAGMDTLTLNNLTDGTNVTFDASSAAAGTIVVDVTGAVAGTSNSATLTFGKGVDYNTSAVNVSATGVETVTLATSTTAGAGAELSALTDAALTTLNITGSDGITVATAFGASNAVTTVNASGVVKDSTGTVGGVSITMTGNTKAVTFTGGQGADTYVASAKGDTVTGGEGADIITLAAGNDILVYNAANESTATAKDVVGSFVTTADVIQFNSSLLVGTASWNGAAAFTATGHTQLNMSGADLQIDYNGDTVIDSVITLTGVTSATFGSSNFTFA